The following are encoded together in the Fundulus heteroclitus isolate FHET01 chromosome 19, MU-UCD_Fhet_4.1, whole genome shotgun sequence genome:
- the si:ch211-168d23.3 gene encoding BRD4-interacting chromatin-remodeling complex-associated protein isoform X1, giving the protein MEDEDGTCLLDVLCDPQALNDFLHGTSELQTEDLLINSSSGEPSLFADAPSPVSLLGDGGDCTDTPPPGCVDLSFLEEALLSSPEGGEDPEAAPPPAEAGCEAKKEEAGEAEVACDILQQSLQEAEITEQTMALEAGLAQAGDGLSLYSPAPLLSPPAVPFLPKPVTLPVAPPLPRDTQAAVEPPQPSLLAVGPGCPSLKPAAPPQLMGLLPGNVFPAPSPDNSFSLSPAQGSSMIIHKAVPGVAARPLLSPALRAAAAPAPGIVLQRAPLPIQPKLPISIQPRLVQISPKPSGQKATPGLTFVPATASPNILLSQTPGQKTVAPPPAQQLPKPVSLQLVNQGGSFVLQPQGLFQGQNQFLLPGQCPVTISQPARAVQPLLTPSHPGPSVHGVAASTGQLVDGSQILTVPQRQLNFSPVFATPTGQLALRQATVLSGSLQLQSAPATVFQMPAQLAGAYTAGGQGQQATLVHGPALGNHITLINSSGVLPQDLTSISIVNGPSVVQGLPFTAQAAAPQAGGTEGQLSLQRASVVLLPERPVQDERGSSEEAFHQLQQPLGHVVQHVPVQPHSAGQQSSPPPIVAVLQPHPEPPHVPEAAVETPKLLMPPADFSQAVEEAGRSLGRSQAFVQHVPQQEALSSPIPSELLVGALPVVPIEPLNSPAGSDGEGRPQTGAVSEADAHLLPGRCGEASPQPSDPEDTPQTRSPSLARDAAGPAPTTFSPPAGLQACAPQSHAEAQVQYQVPHQHQVPQGLFAETQANDHSSVSQLPARSSPSPQHVSVPVPPQQAALLPKEGDDSAVQQHTLNKPTAALESKTFTLSVRPSSPADQGVRVHGPPAPCSPFQQAASDLELQKEERLTPAMRRHRLQQQLCSDHGAVQNPFTRPAFTTLKDAVRRLLPYHACAGHPPAQDDFNLVDQEFDTVSGFLLKRTKDMVNKYRQLLVKETQQESPSAEMVMLERLFLQAERFALAEERRRARKDPETFMTALVTPASPPPGAKSSGFSHVPSSSSPSSPPAWARLTERPPGLKTYRSSSRGALRLTIKQESGSRKVIHNSACDPGLKRDHTGQLTNGGGGVNERHPQAANGASMRPQRGEEPSDEGLGFDAAEQVPRTAPRSQTKPPTPLPLTEPEDVCFEIATRDIGSPKLKCYRLDVSPQPEQRFSPASLPFQEDNILSEHLQSAIDSILELQRLQGPSTAPGRAAPGPSLDQPVTSILEGHL; this is encoded by the exons GGCTTGCGATATCCTCCAGCAGAGTTTGCAGGAGGCGGAGATCACTGAGCAGACCATGGCCCTGGAAGCGGGGCTGGCGCAAGCAGGAGACGGTTTGTCCCTGTATTCCCCCGCCCCTCTCCTCTCTCCGCCTGCTGTGCCGTTCCTACCCAAGCCCGTTACTTTGCCCGTCGCCCCGCCGTTGCCCAGAGACACCCAGGCGGCAGTGGAGCCCCCCCAGCCCTCCCTGCTGGCTGTCGGACCAGGTTGCCCGTCTCTAAAGCCTGCCGCCCCGCCTCAGCTGATGGGACTCCTCCCTGGAAACGTGTTTCCTGCTCCATCTCCAGACAATTCCTTCTCCCTGAGTCCCGCTCAAGGCTCAAGCATGATCATCCACAAGGCCGTGCCCGGCGTCGCCGCCCGCCCCCTCCTCAGTCCGGCTCTTCGAGCTGCAGCAGCACCAGCGCCAGGCATCGTCCTGCAGCGTGCCCCTCTCCCTATCCAGCCCAAGCTGCCCATCAGCATCCAGCCCAGACTGGTTCAGATCAGCCCCAAGCCCTCGGGGCAGAAAGCCACCCCTGGCCTCACGTTTGTCCCGGCCACTGCCTCGCCTAACATTTTACTGTCCCAGACCCCGGGCCAGAAGACTGTAGCTCCGCCGCCGGCACAGCAGCTCCCAAAACCCGTCAGCCTGCAGCTGGTCAACCAGGGCGGCTCCTTCGTGCTCCAGCCTCAGGGACTCTTCCAAGGTCAGAACCAGTTTCTTCTTCCGGGCCAGTGTCCCGTTACAATCTCCCAGCCTGCCAGGGCAGTGCAACCTCTTCTCACCCCCAGTCATCCAGGCCCGTCTGTTCACGGCGTTGCCGCCTCCACCGGGCAGCTCGTGGACGGCTCTCAGATCCTAACCGTCCCCCAAAGACAGCTGAATTTCAGCCCGGTCTTCGCCACCCCTACAGGGCAGCTAGCTCTCCGCCAGGCCACTGTGCTTTCAGGATCTTTGCAGCTACAGTCAGCCCCCGCTACTGTCTTCCAGATGCCAGCACAGCTGGCTGGAGCCTACACCGCAGGGGGGCAGGGGCAACAAGCTACCCTGGTCCACGGCCCCGCTCTTGGGAACCACATCACCTTGATCAACAGCTCAGGGGTGCTTCCCCAGGATCTCACTTCCATCTCTATTGTCAACGGGCCCTCGGTGGTTCAGGGACTGCCGTTTACCGCCCAGGCCGCGGCTCCTCAGGCGGGCGGTACCGAAGGACAGCTGAGCCTTCAGCGGGCCTCCGTGGTGCTGCTGCCTGAGAGGCCCGTTCAGGACGAGAGGGGCAGCTCAGAGGAGGCTTTCCACCAGCTGCAGCAG CCCCTTGGACACGTCGTCCAGCACGTCCCGGTGCAGCCCCACTCCGCAGGGCAGCAGTCCTCTCCTCCTCCCATAGTTGCAGTCCTGCAGCCCCACCCCGAGCCACCTCACGTTCCCGAAGCAGCGGTGGAGACGCCCAAACTCCTGATGCCCCCGGCGGACTTCAGCCAAGCTGTGGAGGAGGCCGGCCGCTCGCTGGGTCGGAGCCAGGCCTTCGTGCAGCACGTGCCACAG CAGGAGGCTCTTAGTTCTCCCATCCCATCTGAATTATTGGTTGGAGCACTGCCAGTGGTACCGATTGAGCCCCTCAACTCCCCGGCCGGCAGCGACGGAGAGGGCCGACCCCAGACGGGTGCCGTGTCTGAAGCGGACGCTCACCTGCTCCCCGGCCGGTGTGGGGAAGCGTCTCCTCAGCCCTCAGACCCCGAGGACACGCCGCAGACCCGCTCCCCGTCTCTGGCTCGGGACGCCGCGGGACCGGCTCCTACAACTTTCTCCCCTCCAGCCGGGCTCCAAGCGTGCGCCCCCCAGTCCCACGCGGAGGCCCAGGTCCAGTACCAAGTCCCCCACCAGCACCAGGTCCCGCAGGGCTTGTTTGCTGAGACCCAGGCCAATGATCACTCATCCGTTTCCCAGCTTCCAGCCCGGAGCAGCCCCTCCCCTCAGCACGTCAGCGTCCCGGTGCCTCCGCAGCAGGCAGCTCTCCTCCCTAAGGAGGGCGACGACTCTGCTGTCCAACAGCACACCCTAAACA AACCCACAGCTGCCTTGGAGAGTAAGACCTTTACTCTCAGCGTGCGTCCATCCTCTCCTGCAGATCAGGGGGTTCGGGTTCACGGGCCTCCCGCTCCGTGCAGCCCCTTCCAG CAGGCGGCAAGCGATCTGGAGCTGCAGAAGGAGGAGAGGCTCACACCAGCAATGCGCAGGCACAG actccagcagcagctttgtTCGGACCACGGAGCCGTGCAGAACCCGTTCACACGACCGGCGTTCACCACTCTGAAAGACGCCGTCAGACGCCTGCTGCCGTACCACGCCTGTGCCGGTCACCCGCCCGCTCAAGACGACTTCAATTTAG TGGACCAGGAGTTTGACACCGTTTCCGGTTTCCTGCTAAAACGCACCAAGGACATGGTCAACAAATACAGGCAGCTATTGGTTAAGGAAACCCAG CAGGAGAGTCCGTCGgcagagatggtgatgctggAGCGTCTCTTCCTCCAGGCCGAGAGGTTCGCGTTAGCCGAGGAGCGAAGGCGGGCTCGCAAAGATCCAG AAACTTTTATGACAGCTTTGGTGACGCCAGCGTCTCCCCCTCCCGGTGCCAAGTCCTCTGGCTTCTCTCACGTACCCTCCTCTAGCAGCCCCTCCTCCCCGCCAGCCTGGGCTCGACTGACAGAAAGACCCCCAGGACTGAAGACGTATCGTTCCAGCTCCCGCGGAGCTCTAAGGCTCACCATCAAACAGGAGTCAGGCTCTCGCAAAGTGATCCACAACTCTGCCTGCGACCCGGGACTCAAAAGGGACCACACGGGGCAGCTGACCAACGGGGGCGGAGGTGTAAACGAGCGTCACCCTCAGGCAGCCAACGGAGCTTCAATGCGTCCCCAGCGTGGAGAGGAACCATCCGACGAAGGTCTCGGCTTCGACGCTGCAGAACAGGTCCCACGGACGGCGCCCCGTTCCCAGACAAAACCTCCAACTCCCCTCCCGTTGACAGAACCAGAGGACGTTTGCTTTGAGATCGCCACCAGAGACATCGGCTCCCCTAAACTGAAATGCTACAGGCTGGATGTGTCGCCACAGCCGGAGCAGCGCTTCAGCCCTGCGTCCCTGCCTTTCCAAGAAGACAACATCCTCAGCGAACATCTACAGAGTGCCATAGACAGCATACTGGAGCTGCAGCGCCTGCAGGGCCCCTCCACGGCCCCGGGCAGGGCGGCGCCGGGCCCTTCACTGGACCAGCCTGTCACCAGCATCCTGGAGGGACACCTGTGA
- the si:ch211-168d23.3 gene encoding BRD4-interacting chromatin-remodeling complex-associated protein isoform X3: MEDEDGTCLLDVLCDPQALNDFLHGTSELQTEDLLINSSSGEPSLFADAPSPVSLLGDGGDCTDTPPPGCVDLSFLEEALLSSPEGGEDPEAAPPPAEAGCEAKKEEAGEAEVACDILQQSLQEAEITEQTMALEAGLAQAGDGLSLYSPAPLLSPPAVPFLPKPVTLPVAPPLPRDTQAAVEPPQPSLLAVGPGCPSLKPAAPPQLMGLLPGNVFPAPSPDNSFSLSPAQGSSMIIHKAVPGVAARPLLSPALRAAAAPAPGIVLQRAPLPIQPKLPISIQPRLVQISPKPSGQKATPGLTFVPATASPNILLSQTPGQKTVAPPPAQQLPKPVSLQLVNQGGSFVLQPQGLFQGQNQFLLPGQCPVTISQPARAVQPLLTPSHPGPSVHGVAASTGQLVDGSQILTVPQRQLNFSPVFATPTGQLALRQATVLSGSLQLQSAPATVFQMPAQLAGAYTAGGQGQQATLVHGPALGNHITLINSSGVLPQDLTSISIVNGPSVVQGLPFTAQAAAPQAGGTEGQLSLQRASVVLLPERPVQDERGSSEEAFHQLQQPLGHVVQHVPVQPHSAGQQSSPPPIVAVLQPHPEPPHVPEAAVETPKLLMPPADFSQAVEEAGRSLGRSQAFVQHVPQEALSSPIPSELLVGALPVVPIEPLNSPAGSDGEGRPQTGAVSEADAHLLPGRCGEASPQPSDPEDTPQTRSPSLARDAAGPAPTTFSPPAGLQACAPQSHAEAQVQYQVPHQHQVPQGLFAETQANDHSSVSQLPARSSPSPQHVSVPVPPQQAALLPKEGDDSAVQQHTLNKPTAALESKTFTLSVRPSSPADQGVRVHGPPAPCSPFQQAASDLELQKEERLTPAMRRHRLQQQLCSDHGAVQNPFTRPAFTTLKDAVRRLLPYHACAGHPPAQDDFNLVDQEFDTVSGFLLKRTKDMVNKYRQLLVKETQQESPSAEMVMLERLFLQAERFALAEERRRARKDPETFMTALVTPASPPPGAKSSGFSHVPSSSSPSSPPAWARLTERPPGLKTYRSSSRGALRLTIKQESGSRKVIHNSACDPGLKRDHTGQLTNGGGGVNERHPQAANGASMRPQRGEEPSDEGLGFDAAEQVPRTAPRSQTKPPTPLPLTEPEDVCFEIATRDIGSPKLKCYRLDVSPQPEQRFSPASLPFQEDNILSEHLQSAIDSILELQRLQGPSTAPGRAAPGPSLDQPVTSILEGHL, encoded by the exons GGCTTGCGATATCCTCCAGCAGAGTTTGCAGGAGGCGGAGATCACTGAGCAGACCATGGCCCTGGAAGCGGGGCTGGCGCAAGCAGGAGACGGTTTGTCCCTGTATTCCCCCGCCCCTCTCCTCTCTCCGCCTGCTGTGCCGTTCCTACCCAAGCCCGTTACTTTGCCCGTCGCCCCGCCGTTGCCCAGAGACACCCAGGCGGCAGTGGAGCCCCCCCAGCCCTCCCTGCTGGCTGTCGGACCAGGTTGCCCGTCTCTAAAGCCTGCCGCCCCGCCTCAGCTGATGGGACTCCTCCCTGGAAACGTGTTTCCTGCTCCATCTCCAGACAATTCCTTCTCCCTGAGTCCCGCTCAAGGCTCAAGCATGATCATCCACAAGGCCGTGCCCGGCGTCGCCGCCCGCCCCCTCCTCAGTCCGGCTCTTCGAGCTGCAGCAGCACCAGCGCCAGGCATCGTCCTGCAGCGTGCCCCTCTCCCTATCCAGCCCAAGCTGCCCATCAGCATCCAGCCCAGACTGGTTCAGATCAGCCCCAAGCCCTCGGGGCAGAAAGCCACCCCTGGCCTCACGTTTGTCCCGGCCACTGCCTCGCCTAACATTTTACTGTCCCAGACCCCGGGCCAGAAGACTGTAGCTCCGCCGCCGGCACAGCAGCTCCCAAAACCCGTCAGCCTGCAGCTGGTCAACCAGGGCGGCTCCTTCGTGCTCCAGCCTCAGGGACTCTTCCAAGGTCAGAACCAGTTTCTTCTTCCGGGCCAGTGTCCCGTTACAATCTCCCAGCCTGCCAGGGCAGTGCAACCTCTTCTCACCCCCAGTCATCCAGGCCCGTCTGTTCACGGCGTTGCCGCCTCCACCGGGCAGCTCGTGGACGGCTCTCAGATCCTAACCGTCCCCCAAAGACAGCTGAATTTCAGCCCGGTCTTCGCCACCCCTACAGGGCAGCTAGCTCTCCGCCAGGCCACTGTGCTTTCAGGATCTTTGCAGCTACAGTCAGCCCCCGCTACTGTCTTCCAGATGCCAGCACAGCTGGCTGGAGCCTACACCGCAGGGGGGCAGGGGCAACAAGCTACCCTGGTCCACGGCCCCGCTCTTGGGAACCACATCACCTTGATCAACAGCTCAGGGGTGCTTCCCCAGGATCTCACTTCCATCTCTATTGTCAACGGGCCCTCGGTGGTTCAGGGACTGCCGTTTACCGCCCAGGCCGCGGCTCCTCAGGCGGGCGGTACCGAAGGACAGCTGAGCCTTCAGCGGGCCTCCGTGGTGCTGCTGCCTGAGAGGCCCGTTCAGGACGAGAGGGGCAGCTCAGAGGAGGCTTTCCACCAGCTGCAGCAG CCCCTTGGACACGTCGTCCAGCACGTCCCGGTGCAGCCCCACTCCGCAGGGCAGCAGTCCTCTCCTCCTCCCATAGTTGCAGTCCTGCAGCCCCACCCCGAGCCACCTCACGTTCCCGAAGCAGCGGTGGAGACGCCCAAACTCCTGATGCCCCCGGCGGACTTCAGCCAAGCTGTGGAGGAGGCCGGCCGCTCGCTGGGTCGGAGCCAGGCCTTCGTGCAGCACGTGCCACAG GAGGCTCTTAGTTCTCCCATCCCATCTGAATTATTGGTTGGAGCACTGCCAGTGGTACCGATTGAGCCCCTCAACTCCCCGGCCGGCAGCGACGGAGAGGGCCGACCCCAGACGGGTGCCGTGTCTGAAGCGGACGCTCACCTGCTCCCCGGCCGGTGTGGGGAAGCGTCTCCTCAGCCCTCAGACCCCGAGGACACGCCGCAGACCCGCTCCCCGTCTCTGGCTCGGGACGCCGCGGGACCGGCTCCTACAACTTTCTCCCCTCCAGCCGGGCTCCAAGCGTGCGCCCCCCAGTCCCACGCGGAGGCCCAGGTCCAGTACCAAGTCCCCCACCAGCACCAGGTCCCGCAGGGCTTGTTTGCTGAGACCCAGGCCAATGATCACTCATCCGTTTCCCAGCTTCCAGCCCGGAGCAGCCCCTCCCCTCAGCACGTCAGCGTCCCGGTGCCTCCGCAGCAGGCAGCTCTCCTCCCTAAGGAGGGCGACGACTCTGCTGTCCAACAGCACACCCTAAACA AACCCACAGCTGCCTTGGAGAGTAAGACCTTTACTCTCAGCGTGCGTCCATCCTCTCCTGCAGATCAGGGGGTTCGGGTTCACGGGCCTCCCGCTCCGTGCAGCCCCTTCCAG CAGGCGGCAAGCGATCTGGAGCTGCAGAAGGAGGAGAGGCTCACACCAGCAATGCGCAGGCACAG actccagcagcagctttgtTCGGACCACGGAGCCGTGCAGAACCCGTTCACACGACCGGCGTTCACCACTCTGAAAGACGCCGTCAGACGCCTGCTGCCGTACCACGCCTGTGCCGGTCACCCGCCCGCTCAAGACGACTTCAATTTAG TGGACCAGGAGTTTGACACCGTTTCCGGTTTCCTGCTAAAACGCACCAAGGACATGGTCAACAAATACAGGCAGCTATTGGTTAAGGAAACCCAG CAGGAGAGTCCGTCGgcagagatggtgatgctggAGCGTCTCTTCCTCCAGGCCGAGAGGTTCGCGTTAGCCGAGGAGCGAAGGCGGGCTCGCAAAGATCCAG AAACTTTTATGACAGCTTTGGTGACGCCAGCGTCTCCCCCTCCCGGTGCCAAGTCCTCTGGCTTCTCTCACGTACCCTCCTCTAGCAGCCCCTCCTCCCCGCCAGCCTGGGCTCGACTGACAGAAAGACCCCCAGGACTGAAGACGTATCGTTCCAGCTCCCGCGGAGCTCTAAGGCTCACCATCAAACAGGAGTCAGGCTCTCGCAAAGTGATCCACAACTCTGCCTGCGACCCGGGACTCAAAAGGGACCACACGGGGCAGCTGACCAACGGGGGCGGAGGTGTAAACGAGCGTCACCCTCAGGCAGCCAACGGAGCTTCAATGCGTCCCCAGCGTGGAGAGGAACCATCCGACGAAGGTCTCGGCTTCGACGCTGCAGAACAGGTCCCACGGACGGCGCCCCGTTCCCAGACAAAACCTCCAACTCCCCTCCCGTTGACAGAACCAGAGGACGTTTGCTTTGAGATCGCCACCAGAGACATCGGCTCCCCTAAACTGAAATGCTACAGGCTGGATGTGTCGCCACAGCCGGAGCAGCGCTTCAGCCCTGCGTCCCTGCCTTTCCAAGAAGACAACATCCTCAGCGAACATCTACAGAGTGCCATAGACAGCATACTGGAGCTGCAGCGCCTGCAGGGCCCCTCCACGGCCCCGGGCAGGGCGGCGCCGGGCCCTTCACTGGACCAGCCTGTCACCAGCATCCTGGAGGGACACCTGTGA
- the si:ch211-168d23.3 gene encoding BRD4-interacting chromatin-remodeling complex-associated protein isoform X2: MEDEDGTCLLDVLCDPQALNDFLHGTSELQTEDLLINSSSGEPSLFADAPSPVSLLGDGGDCTDTPPPGCVDLSFLEEALLSSPEGGEDPEAAPPPAEAGCEAKKEEAGEAEVACDILQQSLQEAEITEQTMALEAGLAQAGDGLSLYSPAPLLSPPAVPFLPKPVTLPVAPPLPRDTQAAVEPPQPSLLAVGPGCPSLKPAAPPQLMGLLPGNVFPAPSPDNSFSLSPAQGSSMIIHKAVPGVAARPLLSPALRAAAAPAPGIVLQRAPLPIQPKLPISIQPRLVQISPKPSGQKATPGLTFVPATASPNILLSQTPGQKTVAPPPAQQLPKPVSLQLVNQGGSFVLQPQGLFQGQNQFLLPGQCPVTISQPARAVQPLLTPSHPGPSVHGVAASTGQLVDGSQILTVPQRQLNFSPVFATPTGQLALRQATVLSGSLQLQSAPATVFQMPAQLAGAYTAGGQGQQATLVHGPALGNHITLINSSGVLPQDLTSISIVNGPSVVQGLPFTAQAAAPQAGGTEGQLSLQRASVVLLPERPVQDERGSSEEAFHQLQQPLGHVVQHVPVQPHSAGQQSSPPPIVAVLQPHPEPPHVPEAAVETPKLLMPPADFSQAVEEAGRSLGRSQAFVQHVPQQEALSSPIPSELLVGALPVVPIEPLNSPAGSDGEGRPQTGAVSEADAHLLPGRCGEASPQPSDPEDTPQTRSPSLARDAAGPAPTTFSPPAGLQACAPQSHAEAQVQYQVPHQHQVPQGLFAETQANDHSSVSQLPARSSPSPQHVSVPVPPQQAALLPKEGDDSAVQQHTLNKPTAALESKTFTLSVRPSSPADQGVRVHGPPAPCSPFQAASDLELQKEERLTPAMRRHRLQQQLCSDHGAVQNPFTRPAFTTLKDAVRRLLPYHACAGHPPAQDDFNLVDQEFDTVSGFLLKRTKDMVNKYRQLLVKETQQESPSAEMVMLERLFLQAERFALAEERRRARKDPETFMTALVTPASPPPGAKSSGFSHVPSSSSPSSPPAWARLTERPPGLKTYRSSSRGALRLTIKQESGSRKVIHNSACDPGLKRDHTGQLTNGGGGVNERHPQAANGASMRPQRGEEPSDEGLGFDAAEQVPRTAPRSQTKPPTPLPLTEPEDVCFEIATRDIGSPKLKCYRLDVSPQPEQRFSPASLPFQEDNILSEHLQSAIDSILELQRLQGPSTAPGRAAPGPSLDQPVTSILEGHL; the protein is encoded by the exons GGCTTGCGATATCCTCCAGCAGAGTTTGCAGGAGGCGGAGATCACTGAGCAGACCATGGCCCTGGAAGCGGGGCTGGCGCAAGCAGGAGACGGTTTGTCCCTGTATTCCCCCGCCCCTCTCCTCTCTCCGCCTGCTGTGCCGTTCCTACCCAAGCCCGTTACTTTGCCCGTCGCCCCGCCGTTGCCCAGAGACACCCAGGCGGCAGTGGAGCCCCCCCAGCCCTCCCTGCTGGCTGTCGGACCAGGTTGCCCGTCTCTAAAGCCTGCCGCCCCGCCTCAGCTGATGGGACTCCTCCCTGGAAACGTGTTTCCTGCTCCATCTCCAGACAATTCCTTCTCCCTGAGTCCCGCTCAAGGCTCAAGCATGATCATCCACAAGGCCGTGCCCGGCGTCGCCGCCCGCCCCCTCCTCAGTCCGGCTCTTCGAGCTGCAGCAGCACCAGCGCCAGGCATCGTCCTGCAGCGTGCCCCTCTCCCTATCCAGCCCAAGCTGCCCATCAGCATCCAGCCCAGACTGGTTCAGATCAGCCCCAAGCCCTCGGGGCAGAAAGCCACCCCTGGCCTCACGTTTGTCCCGGCCACTGCCTCGCCTAACATTTTACTGTCCCAGACCCCGGGCCAGAAGACTGTAGCTCCGCCGCCGGCACAGCAGCTCCCAAAACCCGTCAGCCTGCAGCTGGTCAACCAGGGCGGCTCCTTCGTGCTCCAGCCTCAGGGACTCTTCCAAGGTCAGAACCAGTTTCTTCTTCCGGGCCAGTGTCCCGTTACAATCTCCCAGCCTGCCAGGGCAGTGCAACCTCTTCTCACCCCCAGTCATCCAGGCCCGTCTGTTCACGGCGTTGCCGCCTCCACCGGGCAGCTCGTGGACGGCTCTCAGATCCTAACCGTCCCCCAAAGACAGCTGAATTTCAGCCCGGTCTTCGCCACCCCTACAGGGCAGCTAGCTCTCCGCCAGGCCACTGTGCTTTCAGGATCTTTGCAGCTACAGTCAGCCCCCGCTACTGTCTTCCAGATGCCAGCACAGCTGGCTGGAGCCTACACCGCAGGGGGGCAGGGGCAACAAGCTACCCTGGTCCACGGCCCCGCTCTTGGGAACCACATCACCTTGATCAACAGCTCAGGGGTGCTTCCCCAGGATCTCACTTCCATCTCTATTGTCAACGGGCCCTCGGTGGTTCAGGGACTGCCGTTTACCGCCCAGGCCGCGGCTCCTCAGGCGGGCGGTACCGAAGGACAGCTGAGCCTTCAGCGGGCCTCCGTGGTGCTGCTGCCTGAGAGGCCCGTTCAGGACGAGAGGGGCAGCTCAGAGGAGGCTTTCCACCAGCTGCAGCAG CCCCTTGGACACGTCGTCCAGCACGTCCCGGTGCAGCCCCACTCCGCAGGGCAGCAGTCCTCTCCTCCTCCCATAGTTGCAGTCCTGCAGCCCCACCCCGAGCCACCTCACGTTCCCGAAGCAGCGGTGGAGACGCCCAAACTCCTGATGCCCCCGGCGGACTTCAGCCAAGCTGTGGAGGAGGCCGGCCGCTCGCTGGGTCGGAGCCAGGCCTTCGTGCAGCACGTGCCACAG CAGGAGGCTCTTAGTTCTCCCATCCCATCTGAATTATTGGTTGGAGCACTGCCAGTGGTACCGATTGAGCCCCTCAACTCCCCGGCCGGCAGCGACGGAGAGGGCCGACCCCAGACGGGTGCCGTGTCTGAAGCGGACGCTCACCTGCTCCCCGGCCGGTGTGGGGAAGCGTCTCCTCAGCCCTCAGACCCCGAGGACACGCCGCAGACCCGCTCCCCGTCTCTGGCTCGGGACGCCGCGGGACCGGCTCCTACAACTTTCTCCCCTCCAGCCGGGCTCCAAGCGTGCGCCCCCCAGTCCCACGCGGAGGCCCAGGTCCAGTACCAAGTCCCCCACCAGCACCAGGTCCCGCAGGGCTTGTTTGCTGAGACCCAGGCCAATGATCACTCATCCGTTTCCCAGCTTCCAGCCCGGAGCAGCCCCTCCCCTCAGCACGTCAGCGTCCCGGTGCCTCCGCAGCAGGCAGCTCTCCTCCCTAAGGAGGGCGACGACTCTGCTGTCCAACAGCACACCCTAAACA AACCCACAGCTGCCTTGGAGAGTAAGACCTTTACTCTCAGCGTGCGTCCATCCTCTCCTGCAGATCAGGGGGTTCGGGTTCACGGGCCTCCCGCTCCGTGCAGCCCCTTCCAG GCGGCAAGCGATCTGGAGCTGCAGAAGGAGGAGAGGCTCACACCAGCAATGCGCAGGCACAG actccagcagcagctttgtTCGGACCACGGAGCCGTGCAGAACCCGTTCACACGACCGGCGTTCACCACTCTGAAAGACGCCGTCAGACGCCTGCTGCCGTACCACGCCTGTGCCGGTCACCCGCCCGCTCAAGACGACTTCAATTTAG TGGACCAGGAGTTTGACACCGTTTCCGGTTTCCTGCTAAAACGCACCAAGGACATGGTCAACAAATACAGGCAGCTATTGGTTAAGGAAACCCAG CAGGAGAGTCCGTCGgcagagatggtgatgctggAGCGTCTCTTCCTCCAGGCCGAGAGGTTCGCGTTAGCCGAGGAGCGAAGGCGGGCTCGCAAAGATCCAG AAACTTTTATGACAGCTTTGGTGACGCCAGCGTCTCCCCCTCCCGGTGCCAAGTCCTCTGGCTTCTCTCACGTACCCTCCTCTAGCAGCCCCTCCTCCCCGCCAGCCTGGGCTCGACTGACAGAAAGACCCCCAGGACTGAAGACGTATCGTTCCAGCTCCCGCGGAGCTCTAAGGCTCACCATCAAACAGGAGTCAGGCTCTCGCAAAGTGATCCACAACTCTGCCTGCGACCCGGGACTCAAAAGGGACCACACGGGGCAGCTGACCAACGGGGGCGGAGGTGTAAACGAGCGTCACCCTCAGGCAGCCAACGGAGCTTCAATGCGTCCCCAGCGTGGAGAGGAACCATCCGACGAAGGTCTCGGCTTCGACGCTGCAGAACAGGTCCCACGGACGGCGCCCCGTTCCCAGACAAAACCTCCAACTCCCCTCCCGTTGACAGAACCAGAGGACGTTTGCTTTGAGATCGCCACCAGAGACATCGGCTCCCCTAAACTGAAATGCTACAGGCTGGATGTGTCGCCACAGCCGGAGCAGCGCTTCAGCCCTGCGTCCCTGCCTTTCCAAGAAGACAACATCCTCAGCGAACATCTACAGAGTGCCATAGACAGCATACTGGAGCTGCAGCGCCTGCAGGGCCCCTCCACGGCCCCGGGCAGGGCGGCGCCGGGCCCTTCACTGGACCAGCCTGTCACCAGCATCCTGGAGGGACACCTGTGA